A stretch of the Aspergillus puulaauensis MK2 DNA, chromosome 6, nearly complete sequence genome encodes the following:
- a CDS encoding uncharacterized protein (COG:S;~EggNog:ENOG410PQCP;~InterPro:IPR036546,IPR008626;~PFAM:PF05397,PF16987;~go_component: GO:0016592 - mediator complex [Evidence IEA];~go_function: GO:0003712 - transcription coregulator activity [Evidence IEA];~go_process: GO:0006357 - regulation of transcription by RNA polymerase II [Evidence IEA]), which translates to MNPANFPNANGVMNAGAKPPGQMQGVPKNDIQYVLASVASALQNQGPFTGWRAEVSVRDRTFKVHQMITSLRLIQPQIELRNAATAAMNFEQKAFKEAATKADYDREFNDKLVHIRDTRARQAAAMQGGIMQPGPAATGMAGVGQSPFPQQMSRPMQASPMPGQQQMQMGMNDPNQQATLQQRQQQQSQAMLQQQQQQQRPQQRPGGATALNDELNSLSPQEFSNVCRVASQIYQKTSPDDLNKIKVNLQNMSPEQKIYLSKKGMDPLTYFFRCQAMSHLRRVKRSRMEMARNNQNNAVDSANGLMGDPMMNPQQHQMFQNMVNMQQQRNPSFSMGNQQTLDSSSFIGNVENIQGQQADGLRSQEAGQLVVPASSSQMNQHPFPASQNMFPVGQQMGQGSQVNMNNAGISPPFLTQQQPPNAQAGPQDRTQQASQFQSQPQQTQAQRVQAAQKAQLAMTQTAQSNSHMQQPISQSPAMPMLNRPMAAPGQMSPAQATAQAQPPSRQASMGQHPNNVQPMGARQGMQNRPTIPANFPPQLQEQLSAMSNEQLAAFLMNNQRRMMANNPALARANAAQQNLAMQQNIPQSNQGQSMINGQMVNPQNMRTSMGLQQQIASMGGSQQPNQVQQMSMQQRQQHQQHQHQQQIYRLQLLRAQGGSNMDMTQDQVKEMDRLPYPAAIFHNNPNTGSIPKTIKSWGQLKQFAATNPQLLGGIDMGRLLTFQKFHLAQLLKETSNRNLEQNGQTPWVPPNVQGPQQPFINPQQFQPGQQPPQFSMPHMRQITAEELQLARRRLGSQVQHLSDDQLRDILRTRQVQTAQKQAAQALANQQSQQAQAQLPPQASIPPTASHVNPENQAQNQASQQTAQSQAAKAQAATPAKAAKGAGPKQTPPTAKRKVPSDETSAAQTSPVQGSTQPATSQGLPATAPTRPPMPFSREQLAAMTPQQRAQIELHIRRQQQGQTRGTINRAAAEDAWNNLPDKLRHLYNDIAKNAPPEQAIAVTPEQRATMNQQLRDCTDYLGRMDALVQFISKVPNQEKNVQSLLGMRIQLMRQFKPGPDWTLNDQFTITPEYLTGTTNYIKKLFHHMIARVNQQQTGQRPGVPQGSIVQQANQNMAPLNASNLQQLQQQEEALQRARRASSQTAASGASAIPPAPFGAPSPQGVPHAYGPGGAPPQELKLPPPKRRKQSHPSGTPVSGHPGPKAQATKQAAAESKPTIGAFKCSVPDCQYHYQGFTTQNDLDKHVEDSHKAEEPVENPLEFYLQSLPTMTKDGQKAESQGLAKGIGFAIEMPSHRNAATTVPAKQEVKTEAATPVPGTTPMGRVSSQLAAKPASPASSQQPTPSRSIVKAPGSSSLKPTLGRDGKKESGIPAEQEPASISKDPWENSTISLEAIRDGFMDLGDNLDLSLDPMEEFLNAEMFGNQDTPDSVETGVVTQTPKDGDVPKNEDVVGKESNSDGSWIPMDWYCLPTQFDNVLINDSCEEIDWEMVDFKEGTMGGDDNGVAIYAM; encoded by the exons ATGAACCCCGCAAATTTCCCCAATGCCAATGGGGTCATGAATGCTGGAGCGAAGCCACCGGGTCAAATGCAGGGTGTTCCTAAGAACGACATCCAGTACGTTTTGGCCAGTGTCGCCAGTGCTTTACAAAACCAGGGCCCGTTTACCGGCTGGAGAGCTGAGGTCTCTGTCAGAGACCGGACATTCAAAGTACATCAGAT GATAACCTCCCTTCGTTTAATACAGCCACAAATAGAGCTGCGAAATGCCGCCACGGCGGCTATGAATTTCGAGCAAAAGGCGTTCAAAGAAGCCGCCACCAAG GCCGATTACGACAGAGAGTTCAACGACAAACTCGTCCACATCCGCGACACACGTGCCAGACAAGCGGCGGCGATGCAGGGAGGCATCATGCAACCAGGACCGGCAGCGACCGGCATGGCCGGCGTTGGTCAGTCGCCATTTCCACAACAAATGTCCCGACCGATGCAGGCGTCGCCAATGCCTGGCCAGCAGCAAATGCAGATGGGCATGAATGATCCAAACCAACAAGCCACCCtgcagcagcgccagcagcagcaatcaCAAGCGATgcttcaacagcagcaacagcagcaacggccACAGCAACGGCCTGGAGGCGCCACTGCGCTGAATGACGAACTCAACTCTTTATCACCCCAGGAATTTAGCAATGTCTGCCGTGTAGCATCTCAAATTTATCAGAAGACGTCACCCGACGACTTGAACAAGATAAAAGTAAATTTGCAGAACATGAGCCCGGAACAGAAGATTTATCTCTCCAAGAAAGGCATGGACCCCCTGACCTACTTTTTCCGCTGTCAAGCGATGAGCCACCTCCGTCGAGTTAAACGTTCCCGCATGGAGATGGCTCGCAACAACCAGAACAATGCAGTTGACTCTGCCAACGGCTTGATGGGAGATCCTATGATGAaccctcaacaacaccaaatgTTTCAAAACATGGTGAATATGCAGCAACAAAGAAATCCTTCGTTCTCAATGGGTAATCAACAGACCCTCGACTCCTCATCATTTATCGGAAACGTCGAAAACATTCAAGGGCAACAGGCTGACGGATTACGCTCTCAAGAAGCTGGCCAACTTGTGGTTCCCGCTAGCTCGTCCCAGATGAATCAACACCCGTTCCCCGCGTCCCAAAACATGTTTCCAGTTGGCCAGCAAATGGGCCAAGGAAGTCAAGTCAACATGAATAACGCTGGAATAAGCCCTCCGTTCTTGactcagcagcagcccccGAATGCTCAAGCTGGCCCGCAGGATCGGACCCAACAAGCCTCCCAGTTTCAGTCCCAACCACAGCAAACGCAGGCCCAACGTGTACAGGCGGCCCAGAAAGCGCAGCTAGCGATGACACAAACCGCGCAATCAAATTCTCACATGCAGCAACCGATCTCCCAAAGCCCAGCCATGCCAATGTTGAACCGCCCGATGGCAGCCCCAGGACAAATGTCTCCCGCCCAGGCCACCGCTCAAGCACAACCGCCCTCAAGACAAGCGAGCATGGGACAGCATCCGAACAATGTTCAGCCCATGGGTGCACGACAAGGGATGCAAAATCGGCCCACTATTCCTGCAAATTTTCcgccccagctccaggaacAGCTTTCCGCGATGTCTAACGAGCAGTTGGCTGCTTTCTTAATGAACAACCAACGCCGAATGATGGCAAACAACCCAGCTTTAGCTAGAGCGAACGCCGCCCAACAAAACCTAGCAATGCAGCAGAATATCCCACAATCTAACCAAGGCCAAAGTATGATAAATGGCCAAATGGTTAATCCCCAGAATATGCGCACCTCAATGGGATTGCAACAGCAGATCGCCTCGATGGGTGGCTCCCAGCAGCCAAATCAGGTGCAGCAGATGTCCATGCAGCAACGtcaacagcaccaacagcatcagcatcagcaacaaATATATcggcttcaacttcttcgagcGCAAGGGGGATCAAATATGGATATGACTCAGGATCAAGTGAAGGAGATGGATCGTCTTCCCTATCCAGCCGCGATCTTTCACAACAATCCGAATACGGGATCAATACCGAAAACCATCAAAAGTTGGGGCCAGTTGAAGCAATTTGCAGCAACCAACCCACAACTCCTCGGTGGGATTGATATGGGGAGATTGCTGACATTCCAGAAATTCCATCTAGCTCAACTTCTGAAGGAAACTAGCAATCGAAACCTTGAACAAAACGGCCAGACACCTTGGGTGCCTCCAAATGTACAAGGTCCGCAACAGCCGTTTATAAATCCTCAGCAATTCCAACCGGGTCAGCAACCACCACAGTTCTCTATGCCACACATGCGACAAATAACCGCAGAGGAACTTCAATTAGCTCGTCGCCGCCTTGGCTCTCAGGTACAACATCTTAGCGACGACCAATTGCGCGACATACTTCGAACGAGGCAGGTGCAGACGGCCCAAAAACAGGCAGCTCAGGCTCTTGCAAACCAGCAAAGCCAACAGGCACAGGCGCAACTACCACCGCAGGCTTCTATTCCACCTACTGCATCCCATGTGAACCCGGAAAACCAAGCTCAGAACCAGGCATCCCAACAGACGGCTCAGAGTCAAGCGGCCAAAGCCCAGGCTGCGACGCCCGCCAAGGCCGCGAAGGGGGCAGGCCCGAAACAAACACCACCGACGGCGAAGAGAAAGGTACCGAGTGACGAGACGTCGGCTGCTCAGACCTCCCCTGTGCAGGGCTCAACTCAGCCTGCGACGTCTCAAGGGCTGCCGGCAACAGCGCCGACCCGGCCGCCCATGCCATTTAGTCGGGAGCAATTGGCTGCAATGACACCTCAACAACGTGCACAAATAGAGCTACATATCCGTCGACAGCAGCAGGGTCAGACACGTGGTACAATCAACAGAGCTGCCGCGGAGGATGCGTGGAATAACCTACCGGACAAGCTTCGGCACCTATACAATGATATTGCCAAAAATGCTCCACCTGAACAGGCCATTGCTGTTACCCCGGAACAAAGGGCTACAATGAATCAACAGTTGCGTGATTGTACAGATTATTTAGGTAGGATGGATGCGCTGGTTCAGTTTATTTCCAAAGTCCCCAACCAGGAGAAAAACGTTCAAAGTTTACTTGGAATG CGTATTCAATTGATGCGTCAATTCAAACCTGGCCCTGATTGGACATTGAATGACCAATTCACGATAACTCCGGAATATCTGACAGGCACTACAAATTACATTAAGAAATTGTTCCATCACATGATTGCGCGCGTCAACCAGCAGCAAACCGGTCAGCGTCCCGGGGTGCCTCAGGGCTCTATTGTGCAACAGGCGAACCAGAACATGGCCCCACTTAACGCCAGCAACCTTCAGCAACTTcagcagcaagaggaagCTCTTCAGCGGGCTCGCAGAGCATCCAGCCAGACCGCTGCGTCAGGAGCCTCTGCTATTCCGCCGGCGCCATTTGGCGCTCCGTCGCCACAGGGTGTTCCGCATGCTTATGGTCCGGGAGGTGCACCACCCCAGGAGCTGAAACTTCCTCccccaaagagaagaaagcagtCTCATCCAAGTGGCACCCCTGTTTCCGGTCACCCAGGCCCCAAGGCGCAAGCGACAAAACAAGCGGCAGCAGAATCCAAGCCTACTATTGGTGCTTTCAAGTGCTCGGTTCCAGATTGTCAATATCACTATCAAGGCTTCACTACCCAGAATGATCTTGATAAGCATGTTGAGGATAGCCACAAGGCCGAGGAACCTGTTGAAAACCCCCTTGAATTTTATTTGCAAAGCTTGCCCACCATGACCAAGGATGGACAGAAAGCGGAGTCACAGGGCCTCGCCAAGGGTATTGGCTTTGCCATTGAAATGCCTTCTCACAGGAATGCTGCTACCACGGTGCCAGCGAAGCAAGAGGTGAAGACCGAGGCAGCGACACCAGTTCCTGGAACAACTCCAATGGGACGCGTTTCAAGCCAGTTGGCCGCGAAGCCCGCATCGCCAGCGtccagccagcagcccaCTCCGAGTCGGTCAATTGTTAAAGCTCCCGGCTCGTCATCTCTGAAGCCGACGTTAGGTCGCGATGGCAAGAAAGAGTCGGGGATCCCAGCAGAGCAGGAACCCGCGTCGATATCTAAAGACCCGTGGGAGAACAGTACGATTTCTCTCGAGGCTATTCGTGATGGGTTCATGGACCTGGGTGACAATCTTGACCTAAGTTTGGATCCGATGGAAGAGTTCCTCAACGCCGAGATGTTCGGAAATCAAGACACTCCAGACTCGGTGGAGACCGGTGTTGTTACCCAGACCCCCAAAGACGGCGACGTGCCCAAGAACGAAGATGTGGTTGGCAAAGAATCAAACTCGGACGGTAGCTGGATCCCAATGGATTGGTATTGTTTACCAACTCAATTCGACAATGTGCTAATTAACGACTCATGCGAAGAAATTGACTGGGAGATGGTTGACTTCAAGGAGGGGACAATGGGTGGGGATGACAACGGGGTCGCTATTTATGCCATGTAA
- a CDS encoding LMBR1 domain-containing protein (COG:S;~EggNog:ENOG410PHP6;~InterPro:IPR006876;~PFAM:PF04791;~TransMembrane:9 (o6-30i42-63o91-111i132-149o161-183i354-373o406-423i444-463o495-513i)) gives MISIAAISVGSSIFFTFALVIISVIVLILLRRFLTLRATPAYLSIPVFLALALPASVVLLVPIDLASSSRDGGGPKAIWLPERLLLVSWRITYWLIFVLTWAILPLLGEYIDSGYRDARSRIQYSIRSNARYQMIVLGCATVGLIYISIQNGFEFSTIKTLAMALAYVWGLVLAIFLMGHGLVSIPRTLFRNASASGRLRRLQAQAPLLHDRLVDAVNDLESLEAQVAQLQHRKTGTARDFQDWIEELAETSTPPEHRLGIIDPPTSSTVPAVITERYLADLTRRLQRARHQKARFVDAWDRLIFTAADLQAVINSSASKKLEFSHHTQRSTSPQWKVLTPYMRYQVYTNVYPNLRLALGVFFAAASVCVVWSELIKSIAPRLSVVTLSIVSYHETPAPVGFGKQVIASMWLLYMCSAALVGVGEAKVWGNRALVRRNTYGESACWYASLVARLTVPIAYNFLTFLPKNVREATTFYHFLGQWINLTPLGKGFDYFFPVSILIPIGATLFNLYGRVRNICGFGLIEEDDDDLENNPSGYGIGGWREGRELIERELNGLGSLGLSTRSERSPRHSTHVDGSTQAYSSSRTPLTESTRPSRSTRGAVATSSAAPGEEDEENFFQSFAHRVKNTIETASRPQWLQNDSFQLPRWMGNDGGNDGNSGLARWFGGRPTNGTVRL, from the exons ATGATCTCGATAGCCGCCATATCGGTGGGCTCcagcatcttcttcacctttgCCCTCGTCATAATCTCCGTGATTGTCTTGATCCTCCTCCGACGATTCCTGACTCTGCGAGCTACGCCGGCATATCTATCCATCCCCGTCTTTCTCGCACTTGCTCTTCCTGCCAGCGTAGTCCTTCTAGTCCCCATTGACCTAGCGTCGAGCTCGCGCGATGGCGGCGGTCCCAAAGCAATATGGCTTCCTGAGCGCCTTCTCCTGGTCTCGTGGCGCATCACTTACTGGTTGATATTCGTTCTCACGTG GGCGATTCTTCCTCTACTCGGTGAATATATCGATTCCGGATACCGCGATGCGAGATCACGTATCCAATATTCTATCCGGTCCAATGCCCGGTACCAAATGATCGTTCTTGGGTGTGCGACAGTGGGCCTAATTTATATCTCCATCCAAAATGGTTTCGAGTTTTCTACCATCAAAACCCTTGCAATGGCCCTGGCCTACGTCTGGGGTTTAGTCCTTGCAATATTCTTGATGGGCCACGGCCTGGTATCCATCCCTCGCACTTTATTCCGCaatgccagtgccagtggaAGATTGCGGAGGCTTCAGGCTCAAGCTCCATTGCTACATGACCGCCTGGTGGACGCCGTCAATGACTTGGAAAGTTTGGAGGCTCAGGTAGCCCAGCTACAACATCGAAAGACCGGCACCGCGCGCGATTTCCAGGACTGGATAGAAGAACTCGCCGAAACATCAACTCCCCCAGAACATCGACTTGGAATAATAGATCCCCCGACTAGTTCCACAGTCCCTGCTGTGATTACTGAGCGCTATCTGGCTGACTTGACAAGGCGCCTCCAACGGGCTCGGCACCAAAAGGCTCGCTTTGTTGATGCATGGGATCGTTTAATTTTCACTGCAGCCGACCTACAGGCAGTCATTAATTCATCCGCATCCAAAAAGCTCGAGTTCAGTCATCACACGCAACGCTCTACCTCCCCGCAATGGAAAGTCCTTACACCCTATATGCGCTACCAAGTGTATACAAATGTCTATCCCAATCTGCGACTTGCATTGGGAGTGTTTTTTGCGGCGGCCTCGGTATGTGTGGTCTGGTCTGAATTGATCAAGTCGATAGCACCGCGGCTTTCTGTGGTAACCCTGTCGATCGTATCATATCATGAAACCCCAGCTCCAGTTGGCTTTGGAAAGCAAGTCATCGCCTCCATGTGGCTACTATATATGTGCTCCGCAGCGTTGGTTGGCGTCGGTGAAGCGAAGGTCTGGGGTAACCGAGCCCTAGTCAGACGCAACACGTATGGTGAGAGCGCATGCTGGTATGCAAGTTTGGTTGCGAGACTTACTGTCCCGATCGCGTATAACTTTTTGACGTTTCTACCTAAAAATGTCCGAGAAGCCACTACGTTCTACCATTTCCTTGGTCAGTGGATTAATCTGACGCCACTCGGGAAAGGGTTCGATTACTTCTTCCCAGTTTCTATTTTAATTCCTATCGGGGCTACCCTTTTCAACCTCTACGGCCGAGTCAGAAACATTTGTGGCTTTGGTCTCAtcgaagaggacgatgatgatctcGAAAATAACCCCAGTGGGTATGGAATAggaggctggcgagaaggcCGTGAACTAATTGAACGGGAGTTAAATGGTCTTGGGTCGCTCGGACTCTCTACACGGAGCGAGCGGTCTCCTCGACATTCAACACACGTGGATGGGAGCACGCAGGCGTACTCATCCTCCCGCACTCCCTTGACTGAGTCAACGCGACCATCCAGGTCTACTCGAGGTGCTGTTGCCACTTCTTCAGCGGCac